atgtatatatatatatatatatatatgtgtgtgtgtgtgtgtgtgtgtgtgtgtctgggggggggggggacacgAGGACCAAAGATGGAAGCACCGTTGTAGCCTTCAATTGTTCCTCTAGAAGGAGTATCCACGGCCTGAGGAGTAAGGTGGTTCGAGGATAGAGTGGGAAGTAACGGAGCGTCCTTAGGGGATATAATGGGTGCAAGTGGGTGCCTTAGGAGTTGAATTGGATCTTTGTGGGAAGTTTCTTGTAAAAGTCTCACATGTTCCTCCGCATTGAATGGTTGGCAACAAttttatcagctgcattaatgaggaagtgacctgaaTAGTAGATCCACGGCACAGCAGCTCCTTCTACCATCTTCACAGTCTAGTGGGACAAGTGTCCTAAGGAGATTTGGGAGAATTTAAGATGGAGGGCTAAGATGCAAGATGCCAtggagtatataaaggaaagagACTCTCAAATAAAGGGGATCCAGGAAGAATTGAGAAAGGGAGATCACAAAGAGAATAGTAATTGAGAGAGAGTGAACAGTATTTGTAACAATCAAGAACATTGTCCTCAGGCAAGCTTGTAAAGATCCATTCATATACTAAAACCTTAGCTTTTGGTCATTCTTTCCATATTTGTGTCCTCGGCGAAGCCCAAACTTGTTCATCCCACTCTCTATACAAATATCTATTGATTTTGGCCGGGTTTAAGAACTCCAATTTCACTATTTTCGGTGGGCTTGGGCTACCTAACTTCATGttcttacaatatatatatatatataaaagatgttaaattttgggagaaaaaaaattattcggCACTCCCCTGAATTGAATATCGTTCCTAAATTTCAAACTAAAATGGAGTTTTCatgttgaaaaatataaaactttgaGATTTGGATGTTGTCATCTTGTTGCCTTTACACCTAAGCAATTTGTTAGGGTTATTTTTTAACAACCTAACTACACGTTAAAAGAATATTAGACATATACAGAATATAATTTTGAGTGACTAATTCTAAGTAGTTTCTAATTTTCTCTtgtactttttgaaaaaaaaataatttttacttggCAACActaattatttctattttgaaaaataatatatatatatatatatatatatatatatatatatatatatatatatatataacaagataataaatataagtttgatttgatttgtaaaTGAGGGGAAATTAActataatattttacttttccGCCgtgaatattttcaaaattagaCTTCCATCAAAAtgaaagatgatttttaacAAACTTTTTAATCTTGTATATTGGAAGTAAAATTGCAACAAAATATATTACATTACAGAATCAATTATAGATAATGTCAAGTTCCGTTCTAATATGTGATTGAATTGAAAtgtatagaaaaataattatttggtgCTTTATTATCTTTTATTCATATCTTGTTAATAGctagtttaaaattttcatatattaatttagttttcaatcttaatatataaatgttttttgtattatacTTTGGCCCCAAAGATGACCTAATTGGCAATTAGTCTTTGTTTTTGGTGCTAAACATAATTTTGTTatgtcattttcttctttttttttccttttttttttatagctaaatGAACAAAATGGGATCTTTGGTGTAGACTTATCAACCCTATGTcacataacaataataaatattaccaTGTGTACCCAAAGGTTTACTTATTTGTCATATTACCTAATAAGTTGGGTACCTACAATCATATGCCTACACCAAATAACAAGATTATGAAGAAATGGAGCTCATAGAGTAATAACTATTTTGTGagtttcaaggtttttttttttttttccgacttgttccctttttttttttttttttttttccgactTGTTCCCTCCCCTTCACGTTGCTGGTCTCatcttaattattatatttcttttttttattattattatgttttcatGGATTTgcttttacgttttttttttcatttgtaaaaTTATCACTagactattattttttttatatgaaaacttcattaaatataaaagaaaataaaacaattcaTAATCTATAAATGTGTTTtaaagctcaaaaaaaaaaaaacataaaaaaatgaataagtaAAGAAGCACAAGTTTtaattgaaaagattgaaaagaatattattattgcctttgaagtgataaaaattataaaagaaaaatcaatttcTAATGTAATAATTCCTTCTTTGTTTATCCGCATAAGCAATAATGTGTAaagataattatataataaattctaGAGCTCAATATTGTTTCAtgttaaactttgaattttcaagtgtttataagttcacaattttgtttttaaaaaattacaatttgttCACTAAAATGTCATATTCATATGATTTGCACTTGAGTATCTTATTCCTAAAATCTTTTATGAGAATTGTAAATggaattttcaattaaaataaattatacatgtgtaaaaaaatttctaataaaaaaaatatagtatagcaaacatattaataatattttttgggtgtgtgcCCATGTGCATTACTTATAAATTTTGGCctctaaattcaaatttttgctcCACTACGTACCATCAAGTCACATCCTGCATCTCCTTCAACTATGATCTCCCTCAACAGCATAATAATAGAATAGGTGGTTTCTTTGTGTGGTCCAGCTGCCTTTAAAATAGTTGGGCCTACTTTTGTTCTTTGagttatttttcataaaaaaaataataaaaatcggCTAGCCCTTAGGggatagtaattttttttttggatgaacttAGGGAATAGTACTTAGGGCTTAGGACCATATGAACGGCCTATTTAATATAATTGTAAGCCTCAAATCCTACCCTACCGGCTACCTTAGCAAAAGCTAcggtattctttttttttttttttttaataatcaaaagCTACGGTATTCTTATTCTTCGAATAAAAGTCAATTAAATAGCCCTTTGGGTTGGATATGCTTCCTAGAGTATACCTTtgtgcgatggtcacttcacgagtataagtgcttgtggggtgtaaaggacaagtttttgtagtttaaaattatacataaatttcaaacttatagatatatagtaaataatatctaattgacacaaaattttatatgtatattaatAGCGTAAAGATAGTACaatttaatggttagatttcTAGAATATgtagtcatttttattttattgagtaagatcATAACTTTATGTTAAgaccaattttatagctaaactttcTCCAAATCTTATTATATACTCTATATTTAGTTCTTGTTGAAATTTTGTctttaaaacataatttcacaattttaattgaaatgatGATTTTTAGTTCATATGAATAAATGACggtgtatgtatatgtatggtGACAGTGACGGctctatgaaatttttttaggatggttactaagaaatttaaattatgtaaaacctattaaaataataacttGAATATTTACTAAAACTACTAGTTGAGTTgttaaggaaaacaaaattgtTGACTACAAAGCTAAAAAAGAGTACAATTGTCGCCACTTACgaccacaatatttttcttggtactattttttaagaaaagaataaaattaaagattatttttatagaatatGTTAAACGAGctacaaatttattgattttataatagattttttgttgaataatttatGCTCGTTGTTGTTTGGTATTCAACTTAGCCTTTACTTAATTTAATGTAGCCCCAAATTTTTATTCCTTTGAAGAATATGTACCATCTTGATTTCGTTTTGATTGAAGTACTTCGGCCTCgattttctttattaaattctCCCCTTTAGTTACGGTTAACTTATTGTCCTCAGATTACGTTTACATCGTCATACCGTGGTGAAGTCCTATAGGCATTAATGGAGATTTCCGAGATTGATAGATGCATGCAAGATGGCCGATACTATGTTTTGAGGTCGAAGAAAATCCGTCCAACTATGTCGGTCtctttctcataaaaaaatttcaagcacTAGCATGAGCCCCACAGAAGGATGAAAACTAGTTGGGATATCTAGGTACAGGTGTTAAATTAGATAAGAGGTGGTTGTAGAAGAAGACTGTAAAAAGTTGGTCGAAGCAAGTCTCAAATCAAATGTTtacttatattaattaatatatattctaTCCATTATGATTACTCCAATACTCTTTACAAACTATACAAAACACCGGGGGAGAGTGTAATCTAAAACTGCTGCATTCAGATCAGAAGACAATAAGGCaaagaagaaaacaacaaaacagGAAAATTGAGATTCTGTTAAGCGACTTGTCTGCTTGCATCTCCTGCCTTCTCAACCTAGGGCTACTAGTCCCAACCAGGTGATACGAGTTTGGATACCCATATAACCCGGCCGAGCTCCCAAACACCCTTGCACTAACCATCTCCCCAAACATTCCAACCATGGGATGGTGCAAACCTCTCATGGTCCCACCAAGATTAAGATTAagattatgattatgattatgattatgCCATGGAGATGTAGAATCCTCTTCGTAATTGCCGTATGGATGAGGATTGTGCTGTTGTTGATCTTGATAAGGATTGCGATATGGAAGCTGCTGACGACCAGTGCTATTGGGGGTCGACATGAGAGCCTGGTTACTACCACACGCAGCTGGTCTAGGTGGTATGTCCATACCCCTACGGGGTGCCTTTACTTCGGCTTCGTTTAGGGATTGTCCACGGCCATAGAGGGGGACCATGGTGGTGTGAGATATGTCAGCCTTACAAACTGGGCACTGTGGGTGCTCATCAGAAGCAAGGGAAGCACTCTGGACATAGAGCCATTTGTAGATGCAGGGCCAGCAGTAGAGGTGGCCACAGTGTGTGACCACTGGCTCGTGTGCTAAGTCTAAGCAGATGTTGCAATCAAAGCAACCATTGGAATTTTCCGAGTCTCTTGATACACCTTGGATTGATTTCCATTCCTGAGCAAAGTAGTGCTCGAATGCCATGGATCTGTAATCAGCACTACTTTTATTCTGTGACAGACAGACAAAAAAAGAGGATTGAAACCAGTTAGTACTCAGAATTCCCAAATCTGATGTATTTAAACATCAACCACCTTGAGACCAATCTGATGGTATTTggaataacaacaaaaaaacctaaatataAATATCTTCAATAGACTAATCACGGTCTACTAGATGAGCATTTggaataacaacaaaaaaaaaaacctaaatataaaatatcttCAATAGACTAATCACGTTCTACTCGATGAGCATCTCCTTAAGGAGATGCTTATCTAGAACTTAGATCCAAACAAAATGCACCAAACGGAAAAGGCCCCACCAAACAAAAGGAGCCAAAGCTGCCTCTATCAAACGAATGGTTAGAGTCAAGAAGCTTGAAAGAAGCCAACATGCTAATGACGGAGACagaacaacaataattaaaattcaagtCACTTGCAAAATATGATGATACATGCCACTGGTTTTGTAagctttctttatttttggtcTTACTATAATACATGACACTGGTTTCAtgaatttctttaattttttggccTTAGCTAtggcatttttaaaaatgccaTTTCCAACTATTTCTCTCCGAAACCAACCCCAACTTTCCATTCTTCCATATCAGATTTACATGAGAAGCATAAACAAACTATAGCAAATTATTGCActaattaaatataacaaagcAGAGCTTCCAAGAACTGAACCCATCAAATGTTCAGGGAGCAGTTCATAATCTTAGGAGAACACAAGATACCTATCAAAACAGTTGATAAGTTCATTgagaaactcaatttttttgctTACTAATTGATCTTATTTCTAAACTATTAATTACATAGCTGAATTCCAGGTCCAGTTCTTAATTTAAGGTTAAAAGATCATCTGAAATAAAAACTCTGCTATGTAACAAAACAACCAACAAGAATCCTTAGGTAATAAACACCAGAAGGGTGAGCCCAGAAAGAAATAAAACCATGTATTCACAAATTAGTGTGATGTATTTAGAATAGGAATATCAGCAAAACGTGAAAACATCATTAAGCCACTGCCAATCTCAGCTCCAATTAAAAACattccaacaacaaaaagcaACAAAATCGAAAGCATGTAAAGAAGAAGCCAAAATTCAAAAGTGAGCtcaccaaccacaaccacaaccacaaccaccaaatAACATTGAAATGTAAGCAAAAACTATACTAG
The sequence above is drawn from the Castanea sativa cultivar Marrone di Chiusa Pesio chromosome 5, ASM4071231v1 genome and encodes:
- the LOC142636146 gene encoding E3 ubiquitin-protein ligase RMA1H1-like, which gives rise to MAFEHYFAQEWKSIQGVSRDSENSNGCFDCNICLDLAHEPVVTHCGHLYCWPCIYKWLYVQSASLASDEHPQCPVCKADISHTTMVPLYGRGQSLNEAEVKAPRRGMDIPPRPAACGSNQALMSTPNSTGRQQLPYRNPYQDQQQHNPHPYGNYEEDSTSPWHNHNHNHNLNLNLGGTMRGLHHPMVGMFGEMVSARVFGSSAGLYGYPNSYHLVGTSSPRLRRQEMQADKSLNRISIFLFCCFLLCLIVF